In a genomic window of Porphyromonadaceae bacterium W3.11:
- a CDS encoding DUF2807 domain-containing protein, translated as MKKIQLLLSTLLVIIGSSFATSSIAQEVITLSESPTRIDVSSAISVEIIHAKKNEMQIRANQKDLETFSYKLKQGKLTLKRKKGTFSRRNDGSIKVSLYLTNIKDIKELEVSGASKISFADRLNNDKLEIDLSGASKADFSGTVDHLMLDLSGASKINTDGHFKRINVDLSGASKLDITGDFDGLKADISGASKFTHRGKGNTISIEISGASNFNGRKSFIKKASIEASGVSSATIHAHQIDSSKSGMSSINVLPYN; from the coding sequence ATGAAAAAAATTCAATTACTCTTATCTACGCTACTAGTAATTATAGGAAGTAGCTTTGCTACAAGCTCTATTGCACAAGAGGTTATCACTTTATCCGAATCGCCTACAAGGATTGATGTTAGTTCAGCCATCTCAGTTGAGATTATTCACGCGAAAAAAAATGAAATGCAGATCAGGGCTAATCAGAAGGATTTAGAAACATTTTCGTACAAGCTGAAACAGGGAAAACTAACTCTGAAACGTAAAAAGGGCACCTTTTCACGTCGTAATGATGGTAGTATCAAAGTAAGCCTATATCTAACTAATATAAAGGATATCAAAGAGCTAGAAGTTTCAGGAGCTTCAAAAATATCATTTGCAGATCGATTGAATAATGACAAGCTAGAAATTGATTTATCAGGGGCTAGCAAGGCAGATTTCTCTGGGACTGTAGATCACCTAATGCTGGATTTATCAGGAGCGAGCAAGATCAATACTGATGGACATTTCAAAAGGATCAACGTAGACCTATCGGGGGCTAGCAAGCTCGACATAACAGGTGATTTTGATGGACTAAAAGCTGACATTTCGGGTGCTTCAAAATTCACACACCGCGGTAAAGGTAACACCATAAGTATCGAAATAAGTGGTGCGAGTAATTTCAACGGAAGGAAATCATTCATCAAGAAGGCATCTATTGAGGCTAGTGGAGTAAGTAGTGCTACGATCCACGCTCATCAAATAGACTCTAGTAAATCAGGAATGTCTAGCATTAATGTGCTTCCATATAACTAA
- a CDS encoding TonB-dependent receptor → MLINLRTLLVSTILACVVLCTSTRINAQNSYVSLTGIVTDTKNDVPIEGATVYIPEFRLGTMTNALGEYHLSVPSADKYDLHLSLIGYENKIISIERANRTSITLNILLTPISEQLAEVVVIGKSKEQRMRQVPSTITVLDKKDLQGQVSSLNDVLNRAMGVKVAEKGGMGSVSRMMIQGLDGKRIAIFVNGMPYGSSEQANLSAIPIDRIEAVEIYKGVVPAWLGGDGLGGAVNVILKQMSGDHIKFAYEIGSFNTHKADIQASKSLEKAGIDVTLGGTLIQSDNNYIFKSPFEDDLIIKRDHDKYRSYGADLSIGFTKLWFDHIGLSIGFQHTYQQIQGGLQHIQQNVQYAHNNIDSWQGGLSLNKSLLDNDLEMSLNTMLSRSIINHVDTSRWCYNFLGERYPSSNGMGEISYPNDSHDKYTTIQSVLNLSYKLNQNNRLLLNISYQYSRKDPRDDVAESFTKFPINFMPNKLHFLSSGLTHELKLLDESLTNELSGKFFFYKSEVFPVGFTIYPNNILESNKNKKSTWGGSEAIAWKPIDNFTAKASVQYTFRTPRAEELFGNGVLIFANEKLQPEQSFNVNIGLNWLINNRSYPNARVDINAYWMNVTDMIKLTTASSMSMKHINYGKVRILGAEAGVYTELLPWLAMRASITYQDSRDRAQVQVGGGENFHYNYRVPNMPYFFGNAELRFSQRDLFTKDAQSSLFVAGDFTENFYYNWTLSKDSNLEIPRRWNLNAGVQQSFKDRYHLSFEVHNLLNSEQWAEYKYPLPGRSFHGKIKITL, encoded by the coding sequence ATGCTAATCAATCTAAGAACATTACTTGTAAGTACAATCCTTGCATGTGTAGTTTTATGTACTTCTACAAGAATAAATGCACAAAATAGTTACGTATCATTGACTGGTATCGTGACGGACACAAAAAATGATGTCCCTATAGAGGGGGCTACAGTGTATATCCCAGAGTTCAGATTGGGAACAATGACCAATGCTCTCGGAGAGTACCACCTCTCGGTACCATCTGCCGATAAATATGACCTTCACTTGAGCCTAATAGGTTATGAAAATAAGATAATAAGCATAGAAAGAGCTAACCGTACTTCTATCACACTAAATATCTTACTTACCCCAATATCAGAGCAACTAGCGGAAGTAGTGGTTATTGGTAAGAGTAAAGAGCAACGTATGCGACAAGTTCCCTCTACCATCACAGTCCTAGATAAGAAGGATTTGCAGGGGCAAGTATCATCACTTAATGATGTACTCAATCGTGCTATGGGGGTAAAGGTGGCAGAAAAGGGTGGTATGGGCAGTGTTTCTCGTATGATGATACAGGGTTTAGATGGCAAGCGAATTGCCATCTTTGTCAATGGAATGCCATACGGTAGCTCAGAGCAAGCAAATCTTAGTGCTATACCAATTGATCGAATAGAAGCAGTAGAGATTTACAAGGGTGTAGTACCAGCTTGGCTGGGCGGAGATGGATTAGGTGGTGCCGTAAATGTCATCCTTAAGCAGATGAGTGGTGACCATATTAAGTTTGCCTATGAGATTGGAAGCTTCAATACTCATAAAGCTGATATTCAGGCCTCTAAATCTTTAGAAAAGGCGGGAATAGATGTGACACTCGGGGGGACTTTGATACAATCTGACAACAACTATATCTTTAAGTCCCCTTTCGAAGACGACTTAATTATAAAGAGAGATCATGACAAGTACAGAAGCTATGGAGCTGACCTCTCAATTGGATTTACCAAACTTTGGTTTGATCACATCGGGCTATCTATTGGCTTTCAGCACACCTATCAGCAGATACAGGGAGGACTTCAGCACATACAGCAAAATGTACAGTATGCTCACAATAATATCGATAGCTGGCAAGGGGGGCTGTCTCTGAATAAGTCGCTACTAGATAATGACCTCGAAATGTCGCTTAATACGATGCTCTCCAGGTCTATCATCAATCATGTGGACACATCTCGATGGTGCTACAACTTCTTAGGAGAGCGTTATCCCAGTAGTAATGGGATGGGTGAAATCTCTTATCCTAATGACTCTCACGATAAGTACACCACTATACAGAGTGTGCTTAACCTTAGCTACAAGCTTAATCAAAACAACCGTCTCCTTCTCAATATCTCATACCAATATAGTCGCAAGGATCCAAGGGATGATGTAGCTGAGTCATTCACTAAGTTTCCTATCAACTTTATGCCAAATAAGCTTCATTTCCTATCATCAGGATTGACACATGAACTCAAGCTACTTGATGAGTCTTTGACTAATGAGCTTAGTGGTAAATTCTTTTTTTATAAATCGGAAGTCTTCCCTGTAGGATTTACTATCTACCCAAATAACATTCTCGAATCCAACAAAAATAAAAAGAGTACTTGGGGTGGTAGTGAAGCTATCGCGTGGAAACCAATAGATAACTTTACTGCAAAAGCATCGGTACAATATACCTTTCGTACCCCACGGGCGGAGGAATTATTTGGCAATGGCGTACTGATATTTGCTAATGAAAAGTTACAGCCAGAGCAAAGCTTTAATGTCAATATTGGACTCAATTGGCTCATCAACAATCGAAGTTATCCTAATGCTCGTGTGGATATTAACGCCTACTGGATGAATGTCACTGATATGATCAAGCTAACCACGGCAAGTAGCATGAGTATGAAGCATATCAATTATGGGAAGGTTAGAATATTAGGTGCTGAAGCAGGGGTGTACACCGAGCTTTTACCTTGGCTTGCAATGCGTGCGAGTATTACATATCAAGATAGTAGAGATAGAGCTCAAGTACAAGTAGGGGGCGGTGAGAACTTTCACTACAATTATAGAGTCCCCAATATGCCTTACTTCTTTGGTAATGCAGAGTTAAGATTCAGCCAACGGGACCTATTCACGAAAGATGCACAATCAAGTCTTTTTGTAGCGGGTGATTTTACTGAGAACTTTTACTACAACTGGACACTCAGTAAGGATAGTAACCTTGAGATACCGAGACGATGGAACCTCAATGCTGGAGTGCAGCAATCATTTAAGGATAGATACCATCTGAGTTTTGAGGTCCATAACCTCCTAAATAGTGAGCAGTGGGCAGAGTACAAATACCCTCTTCCAGGTCGCTCCTTCCATGGCAAGATTAAAATAACACTTTAA
- a CDS encoding DNA-directed RNA polymerase subunit omega, which produces MERKKGIVPQTTVTRDLKKFSEPTGNLYESVVIMSKRANQLSVDIKEDLEQKLQEFSTYTDTLEEVVENHEQIEISKYYEKMPKPVLIAAKEFEEEEIYYRNPLEEITDEDDDF; this is translated from the coding sequence ATGGAGCGTAAAAAGGGAATTGTACCTCAAACCACAGTCACAAGAGACTTAAAGAAGTTTAGCGAACCAACTGGTAACCTCTATGAGTCTGTCGTCATCATGTCAAAGCGTGCTAATCAACTTAGCGTTGACATCAAAGAAGATCTGGAGCAGAAACTTCAGGAATTTTCGACATACACAGACACTCTTGAGGAGGTAGTAGAAAATCATGAACAAATAGAAATCTCAAAATATTATGAGAAGATGCCTAAGCCTGTATTAATTGCAGCTAAGGAATTTGAGGAAGAAGAGATCTACTATAGAAATCCGCTAGAGGAAATCACAGACGAGGATGATGACTTCTAA
- a CDS encoding phosphoribosyltransferase family protein yields MNKIQINGLTFVPYMNEEEIRPAITKIAEEIKRDLGNKNPLFICILNGAYMFASDLSKALNDSYEIAFAKYSSYSGLESTGELKEVMKPQVSVEGRTVVILEDLVDSGFTVTEVEKLYLERGANEVYVAAMLSKPNAIQEGARKADYTGINIPNDFIVGRGLDYNGVGRMLRDIYVLEDSGEKA; encoded by the coding sequence ATGAATAAAATTCAAATAAATGGGCTCACCTTTGTTCCCTATATGAATGAAGAGGAGATAAGACCTGCTATTACCAAAATAGCAGAAGAGATTAAGCGTGATCTGGGAAATAAAAATCCGCTTTTCATCTGTATTCTTAATGGTGCATACATGTTTGCGTCGGATCTATCAAAAGCTTTAAACGATTCGTACGAAATAGCATTCGCCAAGTATTCATCATACAGTGGACTAGAATCTACAGGAGAACTCAAAGAAGTCATGAAACCTCAAGTGAGTGTGGAGGGACGAACAGTAGTGATACTTGAGGACTTAGTGGATTCGGGATTTACCGTCACAGAAGTTGAAAAGCTTTATCTGGAACGAGGTGCCAATGAAGTATATGTAGCAGCAATGCTTTCTAAACCTAATGCTATTCAAGAGGGAGCTAGGAAAGCTGATTACACAGGGATTAACATTCCCAATGACTTTATAGTAGGCCGTGGTCTAGACTATAATGGCGTTGGTAGAATGTTACGCGATATTTATGTTCTTGAAGATTCGGGTGAGAAGGCTTAA
- a CDS encoding DUF4293 domain-containing protein gives MIQRKQTLYLLASGILMLLTILLAIAKVTTTDMVYSMNAMGFEDLSEELIRPTWGLFGLTILMVLISFISIFLYSKRVIQRRITTFNLLLKIGFYVLVWIYMKDFINTVDGINENWIKNITLFMGAPILAMIFDYLAARAIAIDEMTIRSINRLRK, from the coding sequence ATGATCCAGAGAAAGCAGACGTTGTATTTACTTGCATCAGGTATATTGATGCTCCTAACGATTCTACTCGCAATAGCTAAAGTGACCACCACTGATATGGTGTACTCTATGAATGCGATGGGATTTGAAGATTTATCGGAAGAGCTAATCCGTCCTACATGGGGACTATTTGGGCTAACTATCCTGATGGTATTGATTAGTTTTATATCCATTTTCCTATACAGCAAACGCGTAATTCAAAGACGTATTACGACCTTTAACCTCTTATTAAAGATTGGATTTTATGTATTGGTATGGATTTACATGAAAGACTTTATCAATACGGTGGACGGAATAAATGAGAATTGGATAAAAAATATAACCCTCTTCATGGGAGCCCCCATATTAGCGATGATTTTTGATTATTTAGCGGCTCGTGCCATTGCTATTGATGAGATGACTATTCGCAGCATCAATCGCTTGCGTAAATAA
- the bamD gene encoding outer membrane protein assembly factor BamD, whose amino-acid sequence MRKIIKLALMTLLLSIGLTSCNEYTKVQKSTDVMEKYSYAKKYYNTGKYSWAASLLDEVVPYLKGTTLGEQALYLQAQSHYSLKNYQEAQMAFKQYYTNYPNGEYAELARFYSGYGLAQNIPDPRLDQSKTYEAMKELQLFIDYYPQHERAEEAKTLLFELQENLALKEVLNAQLYYNLGNYIFNNYESCIITARAAMKEFPYSMHKEEMHYYVVASLYEIAKNSVIDKQQQRLRDLRDEYYNFINEFPNGKRRKEVDAFFEYAEKHINKDAM is encoded by the coding sequence ATGAGAAAAATAATAAAATTAGCGTTAATGACTCTACTCCTCAGTATAGGACTAACATCCTGTAATGAGTACACTAAGGTACAAAAAAGTACAGATGTGATGGAGAAGTATTCATACGCAAAGAAATATTATAATACTGGGAAGTATTCATGGGCGGCTTCGCTTCTCGATGAGGTAGTACCATACCTTAAGGGGACGACACTTGGAGAGCAGGCCTTGTATCTACAAGCACAATCGCATTATTCGCTAAAGAATTATCAAGAAGCTCAGATGGCTTTCAAACAATACTACACCAACTATCCAAATGGTGAGTACGCTGAATTAGCACGCTTCTACTCAGGATATGGCTTAGCTCAGAACATACCCGACCCTCGCTTGGATCAGTCAAAAACATATGAAGCGATGAAGGAGCTTCAATTGTTCATAGACTACTACCCACAGCATGAGAGAGCCGAGGAAGCTAAAACCTTACTTTTCGAACTTCAGGAAAATCTAGCCCTCAAAGAAGTGCTCAACGCACAGTTGTACTACAACTTGGGTAATTATATTTTCAATAACTATGAGAGCTGTATCATCACAGCTCGCGCAGCCATGAAGGAATTCCCCTACTCTATGCATAAGGAAGAGATGCACTACTATGTGGTAGCTTCCCTATACGAAATTGCCAAAAATAGCGTTATAGATAAGCAACAGCAGAGATTAAGAGATCTTAGGGATGAGTACTACAACTTCATCAACGAATTTCCGAACGGAAAGAGGAGAAAAGAAGTAGATGCCTTCTTTGAATATGCTGAAAAGCATATCAATAAAGATGCGATGTAA
- a CDS encoding DUF4374 domain-containing protein — protein MKKIILLLTALIASMTFIACNDNNGKKPNPDPAPGVTKGYLMSSQVEDVFHLVTFPDFKEGSKVTFGNSITLPVGHLFMERYGDHIFVMSARMFGYGGEQKLYKYQINDDNTIALVGELSFKGTPNVCEIIFASETKAYGVTNGSHGQLVIFNPSTMKETGEIDLSELAKGHIVVKDKDGKPTGEILEDRDPDAGSGIIRDGKLFLTLSQTHSMMDLEKCPGEVVVIDVATDKIEKVISDERVTSLGMLGHTNPFMDEDENIYFYTGPRSSMMSQMMKDKDPYWATSRDGLLRIKKGETEFDKSFHISLQENIEGAELGAYALFMTYYKDKVYFFLAKPSLIVDPNDQTFIKNKNCVPYELDLKSGKGKLLDLPGSTGWSMSASIIVDDIVYFGIQGNDGNGFYSYNTKTGVCSKSPVVSTLSGVYKVLSLK, from the coding sequence ATGAAGAAAATAATTTTATTACTTACAGCACTTATTGCCTCAATGACATTCATTGCATGCAATGACAATAATGGAAAGAAACCTAATCCAGACCCTGCACCAGGAGTTACTAAAGGGTACTTAATGAGTAGCCAAGTAGAAGATGTCTTTCATTTAGTTACATTTCCTGACTTCAAAGAGGGTTCTAAAGTAACTTTTGGCAATAGCATCACACTCCCTGTAGGACACCTTTTCATGGAGCGATATGGTGACCACATATTTGTGATGTCTGCTCGTATGTTTGGTTACGGTGGAGAGCAAAAGCTATACAAGTACCAAATTAATGATGACAATACTATTGCTCTAGTTGGAGAGCTCTCATTTAAGGGGACTCCAAATGTCTGCGAAATTATCTTTGCTAGTGAGACAAAAGCCTATGGCGTAACTAATGGTAGTCATGGGCAACTAGTCATATTCAATCCTAGTACTATGAAAGAAACAGGTGAGATAGACCTTTCAGAGTTAGCTAAGGGGCATATTGTTGTGAAGGACAAAGATGGAAAGCCTACAGGTGAAATCCTTGAGGATAGAGATCCTGACGCTGGCAGTGGGATTATCAGAGACGGTAAGTTATTTTTGACCCTTAGTCAGACCCATAGCATGATGGATTTGGAGAAATGCCCTGGTGAGGTCGTCGTGATAGATGTGGCTACTGACAAGATAGAGAAGGTGATTAGTGACGAGAGGGTAACTTCTCTAGGTATGTTAGGCCACACTAATCCCTTTATGGATGAAGATGAGAATATATACTTTTATACAGGTCCTCGCTCTTCGATGATGAGCCAAATGATGAAAGATAAGGATCCATACTGGGCTACTTCTCGTGATGGTCTCTTAAGAATAAAAAAAGGAGAGACCGAGTTTGATAAGAGCTTTCATATTAGTTTACAAGAGAATATTGAAGGAGCAGAATTAGGTGCATATGCACTCTTTATGACATATTATAAAGATAAGGTGTACTTCTTTCTTGCTAAGCCAAGCCTCATCGTTGATCCTAACGACCAGACCTTTATTAAGAACAAGAACTGCGTGCCATACGAATTGGATTTAAAGAGTGGTAAGGGTAAGCTACTTGACCTACCTGGATCTACTGGATGGTCGATGAGTGCTTCTATCATAGTGGATGATATAGTGTACTTCGGTATCCAAGGAAATGATGGAAATGGTTTTTATTCATATAATACTAAGACTGGAGTATGTAGTAAAAGTCCTGTCGTTTCCACTCTTTCTGGTGTATATAAAGTCCTGTCCTTAAAGTAA
- the obgE gene encoding GTPase ObgE, whose amino-acid sequence MSESNFVDYVKIVCRSGRGGPGSSHFRREKFVPKGGPDGGNGGRGGDIFIRGNRNYWTLIHLRYDRHIFATNGGAGGAKKSSGPDGKDVYIDVPLGTVVYNADTGDYICEVREHDEVIKLLKGGKGGLGNVNFATATNQAPRYAQPGEPSQEMTIVMQLKMLADVGLVGFPNAGKSTLLSIISEAKPKIADYPFTTLEPNLGIVNYRDGRSFVMADIPGIIEGAAEGKGLGLRFLRHIERNSVLLFIIPADTKDIAKEYSILINELEQYNPEMMDKNRVLGISKSDLIDDELKELLTPTLPEGVPYCFFSAVTGEGVTELKDMIWNSITINNFQDVSPMVERNMHLTLSGKDFDNDDLIYYEEDNDEEDDHPVGKMLDEDFFE is encoded by the coding sequence ATGTCTGAGTCAAACTTCGTTGATTACGTTAAGATTGTGTGCCGTTCCGGTAGAGGGGGGCCAGGATCAAGCCACTTTAGGCGTGAGAAATTTGTGCCAAAAGGAGGTCCCGACGGAGGCAATGGAGGCCGTGGCGGTGATATATTCATTAGGGGAAATCGCAATTATTGGACGCTGATTCACTTAAGATATGACCGACATATCTTTGCGACAAATGGTGGTGCTGGAGGGGCTAAGAAAAGCAGTGGTCCTGATGGTAAAGATGTATATATCGATGTACCACTAGGTACTGTAGTATATAATGCTGACACTGGAGATTACATCTGTGAGGTAAGGGAGCATGACGAAGTCATAAAACTCCTAAAAGGAGGAAAGGGAGGACTGGGCAATGTGAATTTTGCTACAGCTACCAACCAAGCTCCACGTTACGCACAGCCTGGAGAGCCAAGCCAAGAAATGACTATTGTAATGCAGCTAAAGATGCTTGCAGATGTCGGGCTGGTAGGATTTCCCAACGCTGGTAAATCCACTCTACTCTCCATCATCTCTGAAGCAAAACCTAAGATTGCAGACTATCCATTTACTACACTAGAGCCAAATTTAGGTATAGTTAATTATAGAGATGGCCGCAGCTTTGTCATGGCTGACATCCCAGGTATAATTGAGGGTGCAGCAGAAGGTAAAGGGTTAGGCCTTCGATTCTTGCGTCATATTGAACGAAACTCAGTCTTGCTTTTCATCATCCCTGCTGATACTAAAGATATAGCAAAGGAGTACAGCATTTTAATTAATGAGTTAGAGCAGTATAATCCAGAAATGATGGATAAGAACAGAGTACTCGGGATTTCAAAGTCAGATTTAATTGACGATGAACTTAAGGAGCTACTCACCCCTACTCTTCCGGAGGGGGTTCCTTATTGTTTCTTCTCAGCTGTTACAGGCGAAGGAGTGACAGAACTTAAGGATATGATCTGGAATAGCATCACGATCAATAACTTCCAGGATGTAAGCCCTATGGTAGAGCGTAATATGCACCTTACACTTTCAGGGAAGGACTTTGATAATGATGACTTAATTTATTATGAGGAAGACAACGATGAAGAGGATGATCATCCAGTAGGAAAAATGCTTGATGAAGATTTTTTTGAATAG
- a CDS encoding adenylate kinase translates to MLNLIMFGAPGSGKGTQSKRVAEHYGLQHISTGDLLRGEAKKGTPLGMEIDRLISKGQFVPDQIILDILLDNIETQGEEDGIILDGFPRTVSQAESLLQKLEERKRTKPILITLSVDDEELTKRLLERGKESGRSDDNIETIKKRLEIYHNTTQPVLDFYKEHGLCCEVNGVGKIPEITERIIHTLDELIEENSLSF, encoded by the coding sequence ATGCTTAATTTAATTATGTTTGGAGCTCCAGGCTCCGGTAAAGGCACACAAAGCAAAAGAGTAGCTGAACATTATGGGCTACAACACATCTCGACAGGAGATCTACTAAGAGGAGAAGCTAAAAAAGGGACTCCTCTGGGTATGGAGATTGACCGTCTTATTTCTAAAGGCCAGTTCGTTCCTGACCAGATTATCCTAGACATCCTTCTAGATAATATTGAAACTCAAGGCGAAGAAGATGGTATTATTCTGGATGGCTTCCCGAGAACTGTATCTCAAGCTGAATCTCTTCTTCAAAAGCTAGAAGAGAGGAAACGTACCAAGCCCATCCTAATCACATTGTCTGTCGATGATGAGGAGCTCACCAAACGACTATTAGAGAGAGGAAAAGAATCGGGTCGTTCGGATGACAATATTGAGACCATAAAGAAACGATTGGAAATATACCACAACACGACACAGCCTGTACTGGACTTTTATAAAGAACATGGTCTTTGCTGTGAAGTGAATGGAGTTGGTAAAATTCCAGAAATAACTGAAAGGATCATCCATACATTAGATGAACTGATTGAGGAAAACTCACTCAGCTTTTAA